A genomic window from Flavobacterium hankyongi includes:
- a CDS encoding carboxypeptidase-like regulatory domain-containing protein — translation MRFLFICLLFVNISYSQESFFMGYVYSKTTNLPIEKATIKVRNGDDYFTTISNEKGQFRFLNFQKDDKYIEIEISHISYEKKKWQGFNDSKFYLIEKTNELSEINISSEKEKIIYELPISDRILTCVRNFSWEHKIATFIPYETKNGDRVIKKIIYAISDFEGVKGLKYQPFISNLYSVDTITKLPDKALIENGIKVVKNNEKKWVEVDVSEYNLKMPSEGIFVVMELLSEDKYPFGYIQSNIGVISAVPAIKAYKYNKKYIRKSYQNFPVYTIPVDLSNKWVEQDCHYLMDVEF, via the coding sequence ATGAGATTTTTATTTATTTGTTTATTGTTTGTAAATATATCGTATTCCCAAGAATCTTTCTTTATGGGATATGTTTATTCTAAAACTACAAATTTACCAATTGAAAAAGCAACTATAAAAGTTAGAAATGGAGATGATTATTTTACAACTATTTCAAATGAAAAAGGACAATTTAGATTTTTAAACTTTCAAAAAGACGATAAGTACATTGAAATTGAAATCTCTCATATCTCTTATGAGAAAAAAAAGTGGCAAGGGTTTAATGATTCAAAGTTTTACTTAATTGAAAAAACAAATGAACTAAGTGAGATAAATATTTCTTCAGAAAAAGAAAAAATAATTTATGAATTACCTATTTCAGATAGGATACTTACCTGTGTTAGAAATTTTAGTTGGGAGCACAAAATAGCTACTTTTATACCATATGAAACTAAAAATGGGGATAGAGTAATAAAGAAAATAATTTACGCTATTTCTGACTTTGAAGGAGTTAAAGGTCTGAAGTACCAACCTTTTATTTCGAATCTTTATTCTGTGGATACAATAACCAAATTACCTGATAAGGCGTTAATTGAAAACGGGATTAAAGTTGTTAAGAATAATGAAAAAAAATGGGTTGAGGTGGATGTTTCTGAATATAACTTGAAGATGCCTTCAGAGGGAATATTTGTTGTGATGGAATTACTAAGTGAAGATAAATACCCTTTTGGATATATTCAGTCTAATATTGGTGTAATATCTGCTGTTCCAGCAATTAAAGCATATAAATATAATAAAAAATATATACGAAAATCATATCAGAATTTTCCAGTTTATACAATTCCTGTGGATTTAAGTAA